From one Malus sylvestris chromosome 1, drMalSylv7.2, whole genome shotgun sequence genomic stretch:
- the LOC126618160 gene encoding NAC domain-containing protein 83-like, which translates to MAANGSRFTRASAGDMLVPVGFRFRPTEEELVHYYLQMKLEGMDYIVSDVISEINICNHEPKDLPGLSLIKSDDQEWYFFSTYNKNSKNQTERTTKEGFWKITGTQKPVKTQAKRTIIGKKRILTFYRGHVRNSQRTNWVMHEYYIPQTNPNDNQRDLVVCCVKKKSGENVDAANCHERESSTYNNNASDFENQQLLAPRMDTEEEHTQQRQSMDYFERAKCRMLASALANDYHEKEMSLQMLSEPPVDSSHPRRQEGVMLYQKQAASPVNVVPNQLVTDKHSGTHQRTSRPQRESRHINALNVKNASSVYVDAEIPQINCSQLAPEEYHNNERTRRRTYPTSALEALSKQKELKQQQSKVKEAAERRAALDFPPKKTSITESKKEAEAAQGNHAKKGMKQTQNATTAGNWKGCSFISWETLLKKISQLIK; encoded by the exons ATGGCTGCGAATGGAAGCCGCTTCACCAGAGCATCAGCAGGTGACATGTTGGTGCCAGTGGGATTCCGATTCCGCCCCACAGAAGAAGAGCTGGTCCACTATTACTTGCAGATGAAGCTCGAGGGAATGGATTACATTGTCAGCGACGTCATCAGTGAAATCAATATCTGCAACCACGAGCCAAAGGACTTGCCTG GGCTTTCACTCATAAAGTCGGATGATCAagaatggtacttcttcagCACTTACAATAAAAACAGCAAAAACCAGACCGAAAGGACGACGAAGGAAGGCTTCTGGAAGATAACTGGTACCCAAAAACCGGTCAAGACTCAAGCCAAAAGAACTATCATCGGTAAAAAAAGGATTCTAACTTTTTACCGAGGTCATGTTCGTAATTCTCAGAGGACCAACTGGGTTATGCATGAGTATTACATCCCCCAAACCAATCCTAATGATAATCAG AGGGATTTAGTTGTCTGTTGCGTAAAGAAGAAATCAGGTGAGAATGTGGATGCTGCAAACTGTCATGAACGTGAATCTAGTACTTACAACAACAATGCATCTGATTTTGAAAACCAACAGCTACTAGCACCTCGTATGGATACTGAAGAG GAACATACTCAGCAACGACAAAGTATGGACTATTTTGAGAGGGCAAAGTGTCGTATGCTTGCAAGTGCCCTTGCTAATGATTACCATGAAAAG gaaATGAGTTTACAAATGCTTAGTGAGCCACCCGTTGATTCAAGCCACCCCAGAAGACAGGAAGGTGTTATGCTTTACCAGAAACAGGCTGCTTCCCCTGTCAATGTAGTACCTAATCAACTAGTCACTGATAAACATTCTGGTACGCATCAAAGAACAAGCAGGCCGCAACGTGAATCAAGACACATTAATGCCTTAAACGTAAAGAATGCTTCCTCTGTGTATGTAGATGCAGAAATACCTCAGATTAACTGTAGTCAATTAGCCCCTGAGGAATACCATAACAATGAAAGAACACGCAGAAGAACATATCCAACAAGTGCCCTGGAAGCACTAAGCAAACAGAAAGAATTAAAACAGCAGCAAAGCAAG GTGAAAGAAGCTGCAGAGCGTCGAGCTGCTCTTGATTTTCCCCCGAAGAAGACCTCTATAACAGAGTCTAAAAAAGAAGCAGAGGCGGCTCAAGGCAATCATGCAAAAAAGGGTATGAAGCAGACGCAGAATGCAACAACCGCTGGCAATTGGAAGGGCTGTTCTTTCATTTCATGGGAGACATTGTTAAAGAAGATATCTCAATTGATTAAGTAA